Proteins encoded together in one Neisseria lactamica window:
- the rplA gene encoding 50S ribosomal protein L1: MAKVSKRLKALRSSVEANKLYAIDEAIALVKKAATAKFDESVDVSFNLGVDPRKSDQVIRGSVVLPKGTGKTTRVAVFTQGANADAAKEAGADIVGFEDLAAEIKAGNLNFDVVIASPDAMRIVGQLGTILGPRGLMPNPKVGTVTPNVAEAVKNAKAGQVQYRTDKAGIVHATIGRASFAEADLKENFNALLDAIVKAKPAAAKGQYLKKVAVSSTMGLGVRVDTASVNN; this comes from the coding sequence ATGGCTAAAGTATCTAAACGCTTGAAAGCTCTGCGCTCTTCTGTTGAAGCTAACAAACTGTACGCAATCGACGAAGCAATTGCTTTGGTTAAAAAAGCTGCTACTGCTAAATTTGACGAATCTGTCGATGTATCTTTCAACTTGGGTGTTGATCCTCGTAAATCTGACCAAGTTATCCGTGGTTCAGTTGTTCTGCCCAAAGGTACCGGTAAAACAACCCGTGTGGCTGTATTTACTCAAGGTGCAAATGCAGATGCTGCTAAAGAAGCTGGTGCGGATATTGTCGGTTTTGAAGATCTGGCAGCTGAAATTAAAGCCGGTAACTTGAACTTTGACGTTGTTATTGCTTCTCCTGATGCAATGCGTATTGTTGGTCAGTTGGGTACTATTTTGGGTCCTCGTGGTCTGATGCCGAACCCTAAAGTAGGCACGGTTACTCCTAACGTTGCTGAAGCAGTTAAAAATGCAAAAGCAGGTCAAGTACAATACCGTACAGATAAAGCCGGTATCGTTCATGCAACCATCGGTCGTGCTTCTTTCGCTGAAGCTGACTTGAAAGAAAACTTCAATGCGTTGCTGGATGCTATCGTTAAAGCTAAACCTGCTGCTGCTAAAGGTCAGTACCTGAAAAAAGTTGCTGTATCCAGCACTATGGGTTTGGGTGTTCGCGTTGATACTGCAAGCGTGAACAACTAA
- the rplK gene encoding 50S ribosomal protein L11: MAKKIIGYIKLQIPAGKANPSPPVGPALGQRGLNIMEFCKAFNAATQGMEPGLPIPVVITAFADKSFTFVMKTPPASILLKKAAGLQKGSSNPLTNKVGKLTRAQLEEIAKTKEPDLTAADLDAAVRTIAGSARSMGLDVEGVV; this comes from the coding sequence GTGGCAAAGAAAATTATCGGCTACATCAAACTGCAAATTCCTGCAGGTAAAGCCAATCCATCTCCCCCAGTTGGTCCGGCCTTGGGTCAACGTGGTCTGAATATTATGGAATTTTGTAAGGCATTTAATGCTGCAACCCAAGGTATGGAACCTGGTTTGCCGATTCCGGTTGTTATTACTGCATTTGCAGATAAATCATTCACTTTTGTGATGAAAACCCCGCCGGCTTCTATTTTGTTGAAAAAAGCTGCCGGTTTGCAAAAAGGTAGTTCTAATCCTCTGACTAACAAAGTGGGCAAACTGACCCGCGCCCAGTTGGAAGAAATTGCTAAAACTAAAGAGCCTGATTTGACTGCTGCTGATTTGGATGCGGCTGTCCGTACTATTGCCGGCTCTGCTCGCTCAATGGGTTTGGATGTGGAGGGTGTTGTATAA
- the nusG gene encoding transcription termination/antitermination protein NusG, producing the protein MSKKWYVVQAYSGFEKNVQRTLEERIAREEMGDYFGQILVPVEKVVDIRNGRKTISERKSYPGYVLVEMEMTDDSWYLVKSTPRVSGFIGGTANKPMPISQREAEIILQQVQTGSEKPKPKVEFEVGQQIRVNEGPFADFNGVVDEVNYERNKLRVSVQIFGRETPVELEFGQVEKIN; encoded by the coding sequence ATGTCGAAAAAATGGTATGTTGTACAGGCGTATTCGGGGTTTGAGAAGAATGTCCAACGAACATTGGAAGAGCGAATTGCCCGTGAAGAGATGGGAGATTATTTCGGACAAATCTTGGTACCTGTAGAGAAAGTTGTTGATATTCGCAATGGTCGTAAGACTATTAGTGAAAGGAAGTCATATCCGGGGTATGTATTGGTGGAAATGGAAATGACAGATGACTCTTGGTATCTTGTAAAGAGTACGCCCCGTGTTTCCGGGTTTATCGGAGGAACGGCCAATAAACCCATGCCTATCAGTCAAAGAGAAGCTGAAATTATTTTGCAACAGGTTCAAACGGGATCTGAGAAACCCAAACCAAAAGTTGAGTTTGAAGTCGGTCAGCAGATACGTGTGAATGAGGGGCCGTTTGCTGATTTTAATGGTGTTGTAGATGAAGTTAATTATGAGCGGAACAAGTTGCGTGTATCTGTTCAGATATTTGGTCGTGAAACGCCTGTCGAGCTGGAGTTTGGGCAGGTTGAGAAGATTAACTAA
- the secE gene encoding preprotein translocase subunit SecE produces MTEHTPEKKNVKVDQPVVQGKESASNPGKEGFFAYFSNSWSEFKKVVWPKREDAVRMTVFVIVFVAVLSIFIYAADTAISWLFFDVLLRREG; encoded by the coding sequence ATGACAGAGCATACGCCTGAAAAAAAGAACGTTAAAGTGGATCAGCCGGTTGTTCAAGGTAAAGAATCTGCATCTAATCCCGGTAAAGAGGGTTTTTTTGCATATTTCTCAAACTCTTGGTCCGAATTCAAAAAGGTGGTTTGGCCTAAGCGTGAAGATGCTGTCAGAATGACTGTATTTGTTATAGTGTTTGTTGCTGTGCTTTCCATATTCATCTATGCGGCAGATACAGCAATTTCATGGTTATTTTTTGATGTATTGCTGAGAAGGGAAGGTTGA